The following proteins are co-located in the Candidatus Melainabacteria bacterium genome:
- a CDS encoding nucleotidyltransferase domain-containing protein, whose amino-acid sequence MNFGLDQKTSDAIKELFSKYSEIQAVKIYGSRAMDNFKYNSDIDFAIIDDFTWDFTSHIYEEPDQLPIPFLFDVTDYNRITNKDLKDHVDCYFKSS is encoded by the coding sequence ATGAATTTTGGATTAGATCAAAAAACTTCTGATGCCATAAAAGAATTATTCTCAAAATATAGTGAGATACAAGCTGTCAAAATATATGGCTCAAGAGCAATGGATAATTTTAAATATAATTCAGACATAGACTTTGCAATTATTGATGATTTTACATGGGATTTTACTAGTCATATCTATGAAGAACCAGATCAATTGCCGATCCCGTTTTTGTTTGATGTTACTGATTACAACAGAATTACAAACAAAGATTTAAAAGATCATGTAGATTGCTACTTTAAGTCCTCTTGA